In a single window of the Ruminococcus albus 7 = DSM 20455 genome:
- a CDS encoding response regulator transcription factor: MEKYRVMIVDDQSISRHLFEMYVNNSPSYELAFSLSSASAADVYILRHEVDLILMDILMNDGSNGLEAAEKIKKLRPDIKIIAVTSMPEYSWLEKAKSIGIESFWYKEADEQTILEVMDRTMAGESVYPDSSPRVKLGLADSSELTERELEILRIVTTGATNQQVAEQLGISENTVKSHVRSMLDKTGFRSRTELAIKARVLGIAISSDDV; encoded by the coding sequence ATGGAAAAGTACAGAGTAATGATAGTTGACGATCAGTCCATATCAAGGCATCTGTTTGAGATGTACGTCAACAATTCACCGAGTTATGAGCTGGCTTTCTCGCTGAGTTCGGCTTCGGCGGCTGATGTATACATTCTCAGGCATGAGGTCGATCTGATACTGATGGATATACTTATGAACGACGGCTCCAACGGGCTTGAAGCGGCTGAGAAGATCAAGAAGCTGCGCCCCGATATAAAGATAATCGCTGTTACTTCCATGCCCGAATATTCGTGGCTTGAAAAGGCAAAAAGCATAGGTATAGAGAGCTTCTGGTACAAGGAGGCTGACGAGCAGACCATACTTGAAGTAATGGACAGGACTATGGCTGGGGAGAGCGTTTATCCCGACAGCAGCCCCCGTGTTAAGCTGGGTCTGGCGGACAGTTCGGAACTTACCGAGAGGGAACTGGAGATACTCAGGATAGTCACAACGGGTGCGACTAACCAGCAGGTGGCAGAACAGCTGGGCATATCAGAGAATACGGTGAAATCCCATGTGCGTTCCATGCTTGATAAGACGGGTTTCAGAAGCCGCACCGAACTTGCTATCAAGGCTAGGGTACTGGGCATAGCCATAAGCAGTGATGATGTGTGA
- a CDS encoding amino acid ABC transporter substrate-binding protein → MKYTKILTAMLSAAVMTAALAGCGAKDGSKSGDKKNSKGENTFTVGFDAEFPPYGYKDDNGEYVGFDLSLAEEVCKRNGWELVKQPIDWDSKDMELSSGSIDCIWNGFTINGREDAYTWTTPYVDNSQVVVVKADSGIEKLSDLSGKVVIVQADSSALHALTGDDASDDNKALAASFADLQQVGDYNSAFMNLDSGAAEAVCLDYGVAVYEVANRGSDFKILDEKISTEQYGVGFQKGNTELRDKVQSTLAEMAKDGTLEKIADEWADKGIDKQSICFDPDAKAE, encoded by the coding sequence ATGAAGTATACAAAAATATTGACAGCGATGCTGTCAGCGGCAGTTATGACCGCTGCACTGGCAGGCTGTGGTGCCAAGGACGGCAGCAAGAGCGGCGACAAGAAGAACAGCAAAGGCGAGAATACATTCACTGTTGGTTTTGACGCTGAGTTCCCGCCCTATGGCTACAAGGACGATAATGGTGAGTATGTAGGTTTCGACCTTTCTCTCGCTGAGGAAGTATGCAAGCGCAACGGCTGGGAGCTGGTAAAGCAGCCTATCGACTGGGATTCCAAGGATATGGAGCTTTCTTCGGGTTCTATCGACTGCATCTGGAACGGCTTCACTATAAATGGCAGAGAGGACGCTTACACATGGACTACCCCCTATGTTGACAACTCACAGGTAGTTGTTGTAAAGGCTGATTCCGGTATTGAGAAGCTTTCCGACCTTTCGGGCAAGGTAGTCATCGTACAGGCTGACAGCTCTGCACTGCACGCACTTACAGGCGATGACGCAAGCGATGACAACAAGGCTCTGGCAGCTTCATTTGCCGATCTTCAGCAGGTGGGCGATTACAATTCTGCTTTCATGAACCTTGATTCGGGCGCTGCTGAGGCTGTATGCCTTGACTACGGTGTTGCAGTATACGAAGTTGCAAACAGAGGAAGCGATTTCAAGATACTGGATGAAAAGATATCCACCGAACAGTACGGCGTAGGCTTCCAGAAGGGCAATACCGAGCTGAGAGATAAGGTGCAGTCCACCCTTGCTGAGATGGCAAAGGACGGCACACTTGAAAAGATCGCCGATGAATGGGCTGACAAGGGTATAGACAAGCAGAGCATCTGCTTTGACCCCGACGCAAAGGCTGAATGA
- a CDS encoding sensor histidine kinase yields the protein MTLGDMSVTTLSALGIAAFLLDVMYMAVILRRHIAGLGKGMHVIYVSALLIGLFLLFCITEVSRCVIAENEPSVFEAFASDVNALFCMGTEAVMTALWAVFWLRQEMYIYSSLTPQSLEDGLNSMTDGVAFVSTKGVPLLVNSSMQRVYFEALGLTSFDSDRLEKGLQRNELNEGYSSEIRGKGYYLHMADGSVWDIQKRIIMIGRKKIWEILAYDVTERYRKSMELEERNSHLEEVNRSIRAYTREMNAIIREEEVLAAKIRIHDDVGRALLALKSYLIRGGDREALMEMWQFTAGLLRGENIPDGSADPIAALKEAADAVGVRLVLNGDIPEDLRKLIAIAIHECLTNTVKHADGTELTVDITDDNGTVTAVFTNDGDPPEGEISESGGLKSLRSAVEQVRGEMEIASDPRFMLTIKVGGKE from the coding sequence GTGACACTTGGAGATATGTCAGTGACGACGCTTTCTGCACTGGGTATTGCAGCGTTTCTTCTCGATGTTATGTATATGGCTGTGATACTGCGCCGCCATATCGCGGGACTTGGGAAAGGGATGCACGTAATATACGTGTCAGCACTGTTGATAGGGCTGTTCCTGCTGTTCTGCATAACCGAAGTCAGCCGATGCGTTATAGCTGAAAATGAACCGTCGGTATTTGAGGCATTTGCTTCAGATGTCAATGCCCTTTTCTGTATGGGTACTGAGGCTGTGATGACAGCGCTCTGGGCGGTGTTCTGGCTCAGACAGGAGATGTATATATACAGCAGTCTTACGCCGCAGTCACTGGAGGACGGTCTCAACAGTATGACCGACGGTGTGGCTTTTGTAAGCACTAAGGGTGTTCCTCTTCTGGTCAACAGTTCTATGCAGAGGGTGTATTTTGAGGCACTGGGTCTGACATCTTTTGACAGTGACAGGCTCGAAAAGGGTCTGCAAAGGAATGAACTCAATGAAGGATATTCATCGGAAATACGCGGCAAGGGCTACTATCTTCATATGGCAGACGGAAGCGTATGGGATATACAGAAAAGGATTATAATGATAGGCAGGAAAAAGATATGGGAGATCCTGGCTTATGATGTTACCGAGAGGTACCGCAAAAGTATGGAGCTGGAAGAGCGCAATTCTCATCTGGAGGAGGTAAACCGCAGCATAAGGGCTTATACCCGTGAGATGAACGCTATAATCCGAGAGGAAGAAGTACTTGCTGCTAAGATACGTATACATGATGACGTCGGCAGGGCACTGCTGGCGCTGAAAAGCTACCTGATACGCGGAGGTGACAGGGAAGCTCTTATGGAGATGTGGCAGTTCACAGCCGGACTTCTCAGGGGCGAGAATATACCTGACGGAAGTGCGGATCCCATAGCTGCACTTAAAGAAGCGGCAGACGCTGTGGGTGTAAGACTGGTACTGAACGGTGATATACCTGAAGATCTCCGCAAGCTGATCGCTATTGCCATACACGAATGCCTTACTAATACCGTCAAGCATGCTGACGGTACAGAACTTACGGTGGATATAACAGATGATAACGGAACGGTGACAGCTGTGTTTACCAATGACGGCGATCCGCCGGAGGGCGAGATAAGCGAGAGCGGCGGTCTTAAAAGCCTGCGCAGTGCTGTTGAGCAAGTGCGCGGCGAGATGGAGATAGCATCAGATCCGAGATTCATGCTGACCATAAAAGTCGGCGGAAAGGAATAA
- a CDS encoding amino acid ABC transporter permease has product MMILAEQMGTFEKLLDVCQKLMSGVGASFMIFFLTLLFALPLGMLIAFGRMSKFKPLSLLVKLYISIVRGTPLMLQLLVVFFGPYYLFGMRTSSEYRFYAVIIGFSLNYAAYFAEIYRAGIQAVPKGQHEACEILGYSKSQKFFKIVFPQMMKNIIPAITNEVITLVKDTSLAFAIAYTEMFTVAKQVAAAQSTIMPLFVAGLFYYVFNFFVAFVMEFIEKKMNYFR; this is encoded by the coding sequence ATGATGATACTTGCAGAACAAATGGGGACCTTTGAAAAGCTGCTTGATGTCTGTCAGAAGCTGATGAGCGGCGTGGGCGCTTCCTTTATGATATTTTTCCTGACACTGCTGTTCGCACTGCCACTGGGTATGCTGATAGCTTTCGGCAGGATGTCAAAATTCAAACCGCTGAGCCTTTTGGTCAAGCTGTATATCTCGATAGTCAGGGGTACACCGCTGATGCTGCAACTGCTGGTGGTATTCTTCGGACCTTACTACCTTTTTGGTATGCGTACATCGTCGGAATACAGATTCTATGCGGTGATAATAGGATTTTCGCTGAACTACGCGGCTTACTTTGCCGAGATATACCGCGCAGGCATACAGGCTGTGCCTAAGGGTCAGCACGAAGCCTGCGAGATACTGGGATATTCAAAATCGCAGAAATTCTTTAAAATAGTATTTCCGCAGATGATGAAGAACATCATACCCGCTATAACAAACGAGGTCATTACCCTTGTAAAGGATACCTCACTGGCTTTTGCGATAGCGTATACCGAGATGTTCACCGTTGCAAAGCAGGTAGCTGCGGCACAGTCAACGATAATGCCGCTTTTCGTGGCAGGACTTTTCTACTATGTGTTCAACTTCTTTGTGGCATTTGTTATGGAGTTCATCGAGAAGAAGATGAACTATTTCAGATAG
- a CDS encoding histidine kinase N-terminal 7TM domain-containing protein, whose protein sequence is MPINRRHRRELIFGMAAVLAAGSMKLSLDRTDIPCNCLVSLLLMAVYLMWLFSSRRRFQQRGIRSILTASAVLMMLWDFVKAVRYEFIPPSSMLGRQIWYCYFLPMIMLPLLLLMAASYIGRTDSYELPRKWLIAFLPASAVAAGIVTNDKHQLAFRFDLGRPESSTGYSYGPLFYSAMGILLLCVAGILFMALRNCTRSQFSRSFLLPAVITALGGVYLVSYKNTGSPQPFQRMYEFSDFTCLFFMCFWESLVITHILPSNTDHEEFFRASSINAGLADSGFDIRIHGENSLRPAKEQLTAAVENEVVSDGRLLKVYPVTGGYFYWLEDITELQKLNMRLEETRSYLEEEHVMLDTAQKLEESRRRTAEQNELYDSISERLSPEFESLSRLLDELPADEEGFREGMKRAAIDGVFIKRCSNLLLLSGSSGSIDSGELGLSISESLGYLELSDIWGQADIPKGRELPGETVLFMYELFSAAVKGALGDIHAVMVTLRLDDGIDFRTEIDCECQPVPEEFFTRAASLSGKLDTVNEDGSTFVIFTAKEAALQ, encoded by the coding sequence ATGCCCATAAACCGCAGACATCGCAGAGAGCTGATATTCGGCATGGCAGCAGTACTGGCGGCAGGATCAATGAAGCTGTCGCTGGACAGGACTGATATTCCCTGTAATTGTCTTGTATCGCTGCTCCTGATGGCGGTATACCTGATGTGGCTTTTTTCGTCGCGCAGACGTTTCCAGCAGCGTGGGATACGCAGCATACTTACAGCATCCGCTGTACTGATGATGCTGTGGGATTTCGTTAAAGCCGTCAGGTACGAATTCATCCCCCCTTCGTCAATGCTGGGCAGGCAGATATGGTACTGCTATTTTTTGCCTATGATAATGCTGCCGCTGCTGTTGCTGATGGCAGCATCATATATCGGCAGGACTGACAGCTATGAACTCCCGAGGAAGTGGCTGATAGCCTTCTTGCCGGCATCTGCTGTGGCGGCAGGCATAGTTACAAACGATAAGCATCAGCTGGCATTCCGTTTTGATCTTGGCAGACCCGAATCATCGACGGGCTACAGCTACGGTCCTTTGTTTTACAGCGCTATGGGCATACTTTTACTTTGTGTGGCGGGCATTCTTTTCATGGCACTCAGGAACTGTACACGCAGTCAGTTTTCACGGAGTTTTTTGCTGCCCGCGGTCATAACGGCACTTGGGGGAGTGTATCTGGTAAGCTACAAAAACACAGGTTCTCCACAGCCTTTTCAGCGTATGTACGAATTCTCGGATTTCACCTGTCTTTTCTTCATGTGTTTCTGGGAGAGTCTTGTGATAACACATATACTGCCTTCCAATACAGACCATGAGGAGTTTTTCCGTGCATCCTCTATAAATGCAGGTCTTGCTGACAGCGGTTTTGATATACGTATACATGGTGAGAACAGCCTGAGACCTGCAAAAGAACAGCTGACGGCTGCAGTGGAGAACGAAGTGGTCAGCGACGGCAGACTTCTTAAAGTATACCCTGTGACAGGTGGATATTTTTACTGGCTGGAGGATATCACAGAACTTCAGAAGCTGAATATGCGTCTTGAAGAAACGCGAAGCTATCTGGAGGAGGAGCACGTTATGCTGGATACAGCCCAGAAGCTGGAGGAGAGCCGCCGTCGCACTGCAGAACAGAATGAGTTGTATGACAGTATATCGGAAAGGCTGAGCCCTGAGTTTGAGAGCCTTTCAAGGCTGCTGGATGAACTACCTGCGGATGAAGAGGGTTTCCGTGAGGGTATGAAGCGTGCAGCGATAGACGGGGTGTTTATAAAGCGTTGTTCAAATCTCCTGCTGCTTTCGGGCAGCAGCGGCAGTATAGACAGCGGTGAGCTGGGGCTTTCGATAAGCGAGTCACTGGGATATCTGGAGCTTTCCGATATATGGGGTCAGGCTGATATCCCAAAAGGCAGGGAGCTTCCTGGAGAGACAGTGCTTTTTATGTATGAGCTTTTCAGCGCGGCAGTAAAGGGCGCACTTGGAGATATCCACGCTGTAATGGTGACGCTTCGCCTTGATGACGGTATAGATTTTCGTACCGAGATTGATTGTGAATGTCAGCCTGTGCCCGAGGAGTTTTTCACACGCGCGGCTTCGCTTTCGGGAAAACTGGATACGGTCAATGAGGACGGCAGTACTTTTGTGATATTTACAGCAAAGGAGGCGGCTTTACAGTGA
- a CDS encoding amino acid ABC transporter ATP-binding protein, whose protein sequence is MKLLEIKNLRKSFDDLDVLKDISMDVNEGQVVSILGPSGSGKSTLLRCMSMLEKVDGGTMVYCGKTAVDNAKYMPKKELKEIKSYFSLVFQNFNLFPHYTVMKNICDAPIHVMKRNKAEVMHDAGVLLEKMGLAERADYYPYQLSGGQQQRVAIARALNMKPKMLFFDEPTSALDPELTAEILKVLKELAEEKMTMVIVTHEIAFARSISDHVVFMDGGVIVEQGKPADVIDNPSNERTKAFLKKLEQ, encoded by the coding sequence GTGAAATTACTTGAGATAAAGAACCTCCGCAAAAGCTTCGATGACCTTGATGTGCTGAAAGATATCAGCATGGACGTTAACGAGGGACAGGTGGTGTCGATACTGGGTCCTTCAGGTTCGGGAAAATCCACGCTGTTAAGATGTATGTCGATGCTTGAAAAGGTTGACGGCGGCACTATGGTGTACTGCGGAAAGACCGCGGTGGATAATGCGAAATATATGCCTAAAAAAGAGCTTAAAGAGATCAAAAGCTATTTTTCGCTGGTGTTCCAGAACTTTAATCTGTTCCCACATTACACGGTGATGAAGAACATCTGCGATGCGCCGATACACGTTATGAAGCGAAACAAGGCAGAAGTAATGCACGATGCCGGTGTGCTGCTGGAAAAAATGGGTCTTGCTGAAAGGGCTGACTACTACCCCTATCAGCTTTCGGGCGGACAGCAGCAGCGTGTGGCGATAGCAAGGGCTCTGAACATGAAGCCGAAGATGCTGTTCTTTGATGAACCGACTTCGGCACTTGACCCCGAGCTTACGGCAGAGATACTGAAAGTTCTGAAAGAACTGGCAGAGGAGAAGATGACTATGGTGATAGTCACCCACGAGATAGCCTTTGCAAGGAGCATTTCAGACCATGTGGTGTTCATGGACGGCGGTGTTATCGTTGAGCAGGGCAAGCCTGCGGATGTTATCGACAACCCCTCAAACGAGAGGACAAAGGCTTTCCTTAAAAAGCTTGAACAGTGA